In one Corallococcus sp. EGB genomic region, the following are encoded:
- a CDS encoding c-type cytochrome, with protein sequence MMKKILIAVGVLVALALIGAGTAMGVATHKINKTYDYVALPNITRDSSPEGIARGEQVFRAVCGECHAGGGNTKPVGGRMHDFPAELGTFYSANITSDMEMGVGAWTDQEIARMVINGIDKNNHFRPMPPFPNMGDKDIAAVIGFMRSGHPDFAPEKQQPPRSELTPPGRMAFAFAMGINDKGRTEPVPVPAKAADSVEYGRYIASAVYDCTFCHSPGLESSAVKMQHPETLLSGGFEFDLVPLGGEGKLLSPNITPSETAGIGKWTLDEFKHAMVTGITPGGFILRPPMPKYRYADDVELSALYTFLRSVKANDKVVPPPTGGRPKVEPSNSDPEKMFSALGCATCHAAGKAYEAKLQGAKGKAPEEVAKWIRNPESFKPGTQMPTYESLIDENNALSLAKYVLGKTGSGVSEGTAP encoded by the coding sequence ATGATGAAAAAGATCCTGATCGCCGTAGGCGTCCTGGTCGCGCTGGCCTTGATTGGCGCGGGTACCGCCATGGGTGTCGCCACCCACAAGATCAACAAGACGTATGACTACGTCGCGCTGCCCAACATCACGCGGGACAGCTCGCCGGAGGGCATTGCCCGCGGTGAGCAGGTGTTCCGCGCGGTGTGCGGCGAGTGCCACGCGGGCGGCGGCAACACCAAGCCCGTGGGCGGCCGGATGCACGACTTCCCGGCCGAGCTGGGCACGTTCTACTCGGCCAACATCACCTCCGACATGGAGATGGGCGTGGGCGCCTGGACGGACCAGGAGATCGCCCGCATGGTGATCAACGGCATCGACAAGAACAACCACTTCCGCCCCATGCCCCCGTTCCCCAACATGGGTGACAAGGACATCGCGGCGGTCATCGGCTTCATGCGCTCCGGGCACCCGGACTTCGCGCCGGAGAAGCAGCAGCCGCCGCGCTCCGAGCTGACGCCTCCGGGCCGCATGGCGTTCGCGTTCGCCATGGGCATCAACGACAAGGGCCGCACGGAGCCGGTGCCCGTGCCCGCGAAGGCGGCGGACTCCGTGGAGTACGGCCGCTACATCGCCTCCGCCGTCTACGACTGCACCTTCTGCCACTCGCCGGGCCTGGAGAGCAGCGCGGTGAAGATGCAGCACCCGGAGACGCTGCTGAGCGGCGGCTTCGAGTTCGACCTGGTGCCGCTGGGCGGCGAGGGCAAGCTGCTGTCGCCCAACATCACCCCCAGCGAGACAGCCGGCATTGGCAAGTGGACGCTGGACGAGTTCAAGCACGCGATGGTCACCGGCATCACGCCCGGCGGCTTCATCCTCCGCCCGCCCATGCCCAAGTACCGCTACGCGGACGACGTGGAGCTCTCGGCCCTCTACACCTTCCTGCGCTCCGTGAAGGCCAACGACAAGGTGGTGCCGCCGCCCACCGGTGGCCGCCCCAAGGTCGAGCCCTCCAACAGCGACCCCGAGAAGATGTTCAGCGCGCTGGGTTGCGCGACCTGCCACGCCGCCGGCAAGGCCTACGAGGCCAAGCTCCAGGGCGCCAAGGGCAAGGCCCCGGAGGAAGTGGCCAAGTGGATCCGCAACCCGGAGTCCTTCAAGCCCGGCACGCAGATGCCCACCTACGAGTCGCTCATCGATGAGAACAACGCCCTGTCGCTCGCGAAGTACGTGCTGGGCAAGACGGGCAGTGGCGTGAGCGAAGGCACCGCGCCCTGA
- the menA gene encoding 1,4-dihydroxy-2-naphthoate octaprenyltransferase — MKPPLARVWWLALRPKTLTASIAPTLLGWAFAHAEGHWQPVPALTFLVGFVLMQIVSNLVNDYADFERGADTEARLGPARVTQKGWLTAREVATAAALAFTGSSLALLLLTQVDGWPVFLGGAFCLGGAVFYSAGPVPLGYLGLGDVLVLIIFGLLGVSGSYGVLTHHVTPAVLLAGLSMGLFSAGILAVNNLRDRKTDVVAGKRTLVVRFGQRFGQWEYTVAVAGAFALPVLVWAVTPEHPKAWLLTLAALPLAVRQIRAIWREDGGALNPHLGKTAALGLVFALLLSAGLSL, encoded by the coding sequence GTGAAACCCCCTCTGGCCCGCGTCTGGTGGCTCGCCCTCAGGCCCAAGACGCTGACCGCCTCCATCGCCCCCACGCTGCTGGGTTGGGCCTTCGCCCACGCGGAAGGGCACTGGCAGCCGGTGCCGGCGCTCACGTTCCTGGTGGGCTTCGTGCTCATGCAGATCGTCAGCAACCTGGTGAATGACTACGCGGACTTCGAACGGGGCGCGGACACGGAGGCGCGCCTGGGCCCCGCGCGCGTCACGCAGAAGGGCTGGCTCACCGCGCGCGAGGTGGCCACGGCCGCGGCGCTGGCGTTCACCGGCTCCTCGCTCGCGCTGCTGCTCCTGACCCAGGTGGATGGGTGGCCGGTGTTCCTGGGCGGCGCCTTCTGCCTGGGCGGCGCGGTCTTCTACTCCGCGGGCCCCGTCCCCCTGGGCTACCTGGGCCTGGGGGACGTGCTGGTGTTGATCATCTTCGGCCTGTTGGGGGTGAGCGGCAGCTACGGGGTGCTCACCCATCACGTCACGCCGGCGGTGCTGCTGGCGGGGCTGTCCATGGGGCTGTTCTCCGCCGGCATCCTCGCGGTGAACAACCTGCGCGACCGCAAGACGGACGTCGTCGCCGGCAAGCGCACGCTCGTGGTCCGCTTCGGCCAGCGCTTCGGCCAGTGGGAGTACACGGTGGCCGTGGCGGGCGCGTTCGCGCTCCCGGTGCTCGTCTGGGCGGTGACGCCGGAGCACCCCAAGGCCTGGCTCCTCACGCTGGCGGCCCTGCCACTCGCGGTGAGGCAGATCCGCGCCATCTGGCGCGAGGATGGCGGCGCGCTCAACCCCCACCTGGGGAAGACCGCGGCGCTGGGGCTCGTCTTCGCGCTGCTCCTGTCCGCCGGCCTCAGCCTCTAG
- a CDS encoding transglycosylase SLT domain-containing protein: MDGLRGTAAVLLACAGLWAPGAAWAQVPDEDDSGDVMSEEKLESLLDTPTAQPSEDEVTAEAFGPERLTPYFAEGLLAKAKAEFDRGRYKSARALLATESPPSLPGRFLQAQSAFLARDFTTAAEEFTALAEDYVPLRDHCLMKAAQAHERLHKPLRAAEQYGQVSPSSPLYPEARFTMAQVLKRQLKIPEALTALQEFIDHRQARGPDPLRMKALLAYCDLARAAGQYNAEHRALLEVWATAPLSREAERARTLLRDLPLPMKWRVRRAEALVELHQNVAAMNMLARSGPRTELPDELACRAQLTLGRALRKERQHRRAIQVLEPVARECQSPEQRPQALYLLAYSQSVVQPEEAVETYATLARDYPDHGYADDALFFEAWTQQRLGRADEALQNYEALAKRYPAGNFAAEALFRAFWLHLRKAETQPGLASLMAVEQLPEAARTDDALWRARYWQARVQENGGALDAALARYELIATERPTAWYGLLSRTRLAQHAPERLARLTETAARPAAAKTLNAAAPANDEVWPLPPGPLQKDPRFAAGVELLRLGQPGVVEELLAVDTRGLAEAPARLLYQTMRRTGRGRATRQVARVTLRQEAAGPLSAASRPVWEATWPLAFRPLIQSYSRAARVDPDLLQGLIREESRFNPSARSSTGALGLAQLMPQTARQVADSLKMASFEVSSLLQPAQNIRLGAAYLGSLLKHFDGNPAYAVAAYNAGPAAVERWRKALPDAELDEWVEHIAFDETRDYVKRVLSSYSAYKLLYANEVPASFAPARRAPLEASRTPTLSPAAGVGGSGRNVATPTSSVSGRR, translated from the coding sequence ATGGACGGACTTCGAGGAACGGCGGCGGTCTTGCTCGCGTGCGCGGGCCTGTGGGCACCGGGCGCCGCGTGGGCCCAGGTGCCCGACGAGGACGACTCCGGCGATGTGATGTCGGAGGAGAAGCTGGAGTCCCTGCTCGACACGCCCACGGCGCAGCCCTCGGAGGACGAGGTGACGGCGGAGGCCTTCGGGCCGGAGCGGCTGACGCCCTACTTCGCGGAAGGACTGCTGGCGAAGGCGAAGGCGGAGTTCGACCGGGGCCGGTACAAGTCCGCGCGGGCGCTGCTCGCGACGGAGTCTCCCCCCTCCCTCCCCGGCCGCTTCCTCCAGGCGCAGAGCGCGTTCCTGGCGCGCGACTTCACCACCGCCGCCGAGGAGTTCACCGCGCTCGCGGAGGACTACGTCCCCTTGCGTGACCACTGCCTGATGAAGGCCGCGCAGGCGCATGAGCGGCTGCACAAGCCGCTGCGCGCGGCGGAGCAGTATGGCCAGGTGAGCCCCAGCTCACCGCTCTATCCGGAGGCGCGCTTCACCATGGCGCAGGTGCTCAAGCGCCAGCTGAAGATCCCCGAGGCGCTGACCGCGCTCCAGGAGTTCATCGACCACCGGCAGGCGCGCGGCCCGGACCCGCTGCGGATGAAGGCGCTGCTCGCGTACTGCGACCTGGCGCGCGCCGCGGGGCAATACAACGCGGAGCACCGCGCACTGCTGGAGGTCTGGGCCACCGCGCCCCTGTCCCGCGAGGCGGAGCGCGCGCGCACCCTGCTGCGCGACCTGCCCCTTCCCATGAAGTGGCGCGTGCGTCGCGCGGAGGCGCTGGTGGAGCTGCACCAGAACGTCGCGGCCATGAACATGCTGGCCCGCTCCGGCCCCCGCACGGAGCTTCCGGATGAGCTGGCCTGCCGCGCCCAGCTCACCCTGGGCCGAGCCCTGCGCAAGGAGCGCCAGCACCGCCGCGCCATCCAGGTGCTGGAGCCGGTGGCGCGCGAGTGCCAGTCGCCCGAGCAGCGGCCGCAGGCGCTGTACCTGCTCGCCTATTCGCAGTCGGTGGTGCAGCCCGAGGAGGCGGTGGAGACCTACGCCACGCTGGCGCGCGACTACCCGGACCACGGCTACGCGGACGACGCGCTCTTCTTCGAGGCCTGGACGCAGCAGCGCCTGGGCCGCGCGGACGAGGCGCTCCAGAACTACGAGGCGCTGGCGAAGCGCTACCCCGCCGGCAACTTCGCCGCCGAGGCCCTCTTCCGCGCCTTCTGGCTGCACCTGCGCAAGGCCGAGACGCAGCCGGGCCTGGCGTCGCTGATGGCGGTGGAGCAGCTTCCGGAGGCCGCGCGCACCGACGACGCCCTCTGGCGCGCGCGCTACTGGCAGGCGCGCGTGCAGGAGAACGGCGGCGCGTTGGACGCGGCGCTCGCGCGCTACGAGCTCATCGCCACCGAGCGCCCCACGGCCTGGTACGGGCTGCTGTCCCGGACGCGCCTGGCGCAGCACGCACCGGAGCGGCTGGCGCGGCTGACGGAGACCGCCGCGCGGCCCGCCGCCGCGAAGACGTTGAACGCCGCCGCGCCGGCCAACGACGAGGTCTGGCCCCTGCCGCCCGGGCCGCTCCAGAAGGATCCGCGCTTCGCGGCGGGCGTGGAGCTGTTGCGCCTGGGGCAGCCCGGCGTGGTGGAGGAGCTGCTCGCGGTGGACACGCGCGGCCTGGCGGAGGCGCCCGCGCGGCTGCTCTACCAGACCATGCGCCGCACCGGCCGGGGCCGGGCCACGCGGCAGGTGGCCCGCGTGACGCTGCGCCAGGAGGCCGCGGGGCCGCTCAGCGCCGCGTCCCGCCCGGTGTGGGAGGCGACGTGGCCCCTCGCGTTCCGGCCGCTCATCCAGAGCTACTCGCGCGCCGCGCGCGTGGACCCCGACCTCTTGCAGGGCCTCATCCGCGAGGAGAGCCGCTTCAACCCGAGCGCGCGCTCCTCCACCGGCGCGCTGGGGCTCGCGCAGCTCATGCCCCAGACGGCGCGGCAGGTGGCGGACTCGCTCAAGATGGCGTCGTTCGAGGTGTCGTCGCTCCTGCAGCCCGCGCAGAACATCCGGCTGGGCGCGGCGTACCTGGGCTCGCTGCTCAAGCACTTCGACGGCAACCCCGCCTACGCGGTGGCCGCCTACAACGCGGGCCCGGCGGCGGTGGAGCGCTGGCGCAAGGCCCTGCCGGACGCGGAGCTGGACGAGTGGGTGGAGCACATCGCCTTCGACGAGACGCGCGACTACGTGAAGCGCGTGCTCAGCAGCTACAGCGCCTACAAGCTGCTCTACGCGAACGAGGTCCCCGCCTCCTTCGCGCCGGCCCGCAGGGCGCCGCTGGAGGCCTCGCGCACGCCCACGCTGAGCCCCGCCGCGGGCGTGGGTGGCAGCGGCCGCAACGTGGCGACGCCCACGTCCTCCGTCTCCGGACGACGCTAG
- a CDS encoding M28 family metallopeptidase, with product MASKINDSTRPLTSLSRLSSQDARAPEAKTRNRPLAFKDGFESSSTRPAPGQLPQLPAPPPVLSLPAPSTPTPAPTTPVPPETPTEPPVSADADPMTHIEYLSSDAMQGRDSPSAGLDAASAYVQAHVEKYGLVGPNSTNPENPFQQKFKVYSWLGAEKAGEAAGAAHGHAGHKQFGHKTFQEGFYLDEKMPKDTLKLLNQQYEQTMKAAGQSAAPARAGKQRSVEELKQVATATGQAVNTMALLPGTGPHKDEVIVVMAHLDHVGVDRKGNAYNGADDNASGSAVLMAAVPELAEAAKNGKLDRSVLFLWTGAEEKGLVGSQYFVDHPIPGLELKNIAGVINTDMVGRWDDQRLSVVDTNTKGQPNYFRDVVDQANQQLADPFDRINRDINVYRDRQDGASFGRKGEDVLFLFEGLSNPEGGGDLIPEYHRQDDDIEKIIEDNGGNKPRRVKDLLVNVIGIAANRTAETQTR from the coding sequence ATGGCCTCGAAGATCAACGACAGCACGCGTCCCCTGACCTCCCTCTCGCGGCTGTCCTCGCAGGACGCCCGGGCGCCGGAGGCGAAGACCCGGAACCGCCCCCTCGCGTTCAAGGACGGCTTCGAGTCCTCCAGCACGCGTCCCGCCCCGGGTCAGCTGCCCCAGCTGCCCGCCCCGCCGCCAGTGCTGTCGCTGCCCGCGCCCTCCACGCCGACGCCCGCGCCGACGACGCCGGTGCCCCCGGAGACGCCCACCGAGCCGCCCGTGTCGGCGGACGCGGATCCGATGACGCACATCGAGTACCTGTCCTCGGACGCGATGCAGGGGCGTGACAGCCCCTCCGCGGGCCTGGACGCCGCTTCCGCCTACGTGCAGGCCCACGTCGAGAAGTACGGGCTCGTGGGGCCCAACTCCACCAACCCGGAGAACCCCTTCCAGCAGAAATTCAAGGTCTACTCCTGGCTGGGCGCGGAGAAGGCGGGCGAGGCGGCGGGCGCGGCCCATGGCCACGCCGGGCACAAGCAGTTCGGCCACAAGACGTTCCAGGAGGGCTTCTACCTGGACGAGAAGATGCCCAAGGACACGCTGAAGCTGCTCAACCAGCAGTACGAGCAGACGATGAAGGCTGCGGGCCAGTCCGCGGCGCCGGCGCGCGCGGGCAAGCAGCGCAGCGTGGAGGAGCTGAAGCAGGTGGCCACCGCCACGGGCCAGGCGGTGAACACGATGGCGCTGCTGCCAGGCACGGGCCCGCACAAGGACGAGGTCATCGTGGTGATGGCCCACCTGGACCACGTGGGCGTGGACCGCAAGGGCAACGCGTACAACGGCGCGGACGACAACGCGTCCGGCAGCGCGGTGCTGATGGCGGCGGTGCCGGAGCTGGCGGAGGCCGCGAAGAACGGCAAGCTGGACCGCTCCGTGCTCTTCCTCTGGACGGGCGCCGAGGAGAAGGGCCTGGTGGGCTCGCAGTACTTCGTGGACCACCCCATCCCCGGGCTGGAGCTGAAGAACATCGCGGGCGTCATCAACACGGACATGGTGGGCCGCTGGGATGATCAGCGCCTGTCCGTGGTGGACACCAACACCAAGGGCCAGCCCAACTACTTCCGCGACGTGGTGGACCAGGCGAACCAGCAGCTGGCGGATCCGTTCGACCGCATCAACCGCGACATCAACGTCTACCGCGACCGGCAGGACGGTGCGTCCTTCGGGAGGAAGGGCGAGGACGTGCTCTTCCTCTTCGAGGGCCTGTCCAACCCCGAGGGCGGCGGCGACCTCATCCCCGAGTACCACCGGCAGGATGACGACATCGAGAAGATCATCGAGGACAACGGCGGCAACAAGCCGCGCCGCGTGAAGGACCTGCTCGTCAACGTCATCGGCATCGCGGCGAACCGGACGGCGGAGACGCAGACCCGGTAG
- a CDS encoding fatty acid desaturase, whose amino-acid sequence MTLFRHPEDRIPVLMFLGVFALDVTVFLMARSWWVPVLWFGLGIIPKGWICSWNHHHQHLSFFKHTLPNRLLEIVFGFQTGVTSQAWFLHHVLGHHKNYLDQTQDESRWKRDDGSTMGEVEYSLGTALTAYPRAFQVGRKHHPKALRTFVGMAALQLVLLAGLFWVNPYNALFVFLLPMMASLYVTTWATYFHHVGLETANHSEASYNILHKGYNLMTGNLGYHTAHHTRHGLHWSKLPELHAQLARDIPANLYRQPGIPFVWRGSEEKLVLSEHEVAALSGGPVDGGGEKLAA is encoded by the coding sequence ATGACCCTGTTCCGGCACCCTGAAGATCGCATCCCGGTCCTGATGTTCCTTGGCGTGTTCGCGCTCGATGTGACGGTGTTCCTCATGGCCCGGAGCTGGTGGGTGCCGGTGCTGTGGTTCGGGCTGGGCATCATCCCCAAGGGATGGATCTGCTCGTGGAACCACCACCACCAGCACCTGTCCTTCTTCAAGCACACGCTGCCCAACCGCCTGTTGGAGATCGTCTTCGGTTTCCAGACGGGCGTGACGTCGCAGGCGTGGTTCCTCCACCACGTGCTGGGCCACCACAAGAACTACCTGGACCAGACGCAGGACGAGTCGCGCTGGAAGCGGGATGACGGCTCGACGATGGGGGAGGTGGAGTACTCGCTGGGCACGGCGCTGACGGCGTATCCGCGCGCGTTCCAGGTGGGGAGGAAGCACCACCCCAAGGCGCTGCGCACGTTCGTGGGGATGGCCGCGCTCCAGCTGGTGCTGCTGGCGGGCCTGTTCTGGGTGAACCCCTACAACGCGCTGTTCGTGTTCCTCCTGCCCATGATGGCGTCGCTCTACGTGACGACCTGGGCGACGTACTTCCACCACGTGGGCCTGGAGACGGCCAACCACTCGGAGGCCTCGTACAACATCCTCCACAAGGGCTACAACCTGATGACGGGCAACCTGGGCTACCACACCGCGCATCACACGCGGCACGGGCTGCACTGGTCCAAGCTGCCGGAGCTGCACGCGCAGCTCGCGCGCGACATCCCCGCGAACCTCTACCGGCAGCCCGGCATCCCGTTCGTCTGGCGCGGTTCCGAGGAGAAGCTCGTGCTGAGCGAGCACGAGGTCGCCGCGCTCTCCGGTGGGCCCGTGGACGGCGGCGGAGAGAAGCTGGCCGCCTGA
- a CDS encoding TenA family transcriptional regulator, producing the protein MRNQTIEAALAKNPHREQLIKHRFFEVVDEKAFSREQAEMVLGQWWHPLHYFPNFLSKLIAVCPQMEMKTAVTHILNQEVGEGDPARAHERFFIQTMTDAGFTKAGVSEADMTPATRRLIDGYQRATDNHLTGLGFLYGTEVADLTMVAKLGKLVRRTTGLKALPWVDIHVKQEPDHVETAGHTVGLRYSDEELATITRGAEEMWQLWVGFFEELRNRVV; encoded by the coding sequence ATGCGGAACCAGACCATCGAGGCGGCACTGGCGAAGAATCCCCACCGTGAGCAGCTGATCAAGCACCGGTTCTTCGAGGTCGTGGATGAGAAGGCCTTCAGCCGCGAACAGGCGGAGATGGTGCTGGGGCAGTGGTGGCACCCCCTGCACTACTTCCCCAACTTCCTGAGCAAGCTCATCGCCGTCTGCCCGCAGATGGAGATGAAGACGGCGGTGACGCACATCCTCAACCAGGAGGTGGGCGAGGGAGACCCGGCGCGCGCGCACGAGCGCTTCTTCATCCAGACGATGACGGACGCGGGCTTCACGAAGGCGGGCGTGTCGGAGGCGGACATGACGCCCGCGACGCGCCGGCTCATTGACGGCTATCAGCGCGCCACGGACAACCACCTCACCGGCCTGGGCTTCCTCTACGGCACCGAGGTCGCGGACCTCACCATGGTGGCCAAGCTGGGCAAGCTGGTGCGCCGCACCACGGGCCTCAAGGCCCTGCCCTGGGTGGACATCCACGTGAAGCAGGAGCCGGACCACGTGGAGACCGCCGGCCACACGGTGGGCCTGCGGTACTCGGACGAGGAGCTGGCCACCATCACCCGCGGCGCCGAGGAGATGTGGCAGCTGTGGGTGGGCTTCTTCGAGGAGCTGCGCAACCGCGTCGTCTGA
- a CDS encoding DUF47 domain-containing protein, with amino-acid sequence MLEKLMPKSDEFFDDFDAQCSKTVEGAKLLHELLSDFRDVPARVQALKDVEHRGDEVTHTAFNRLHQQFITPFDRTQIHTLLSRIDDVLDLTNAAAARLLYYEIDSSRADATELARLLVLSTQKVQEVVAALRLIKKPEQILAGCKEIKHLETQADEVLRAGMGRLFKSGVDTLTIIKWKEIYDLIETATDKCQGVANVIEGVVLEHS; translated from the coding sequence ATGCTCGAAAAGCTGATGCCGAAGTCGGACGAGTTCTTCGACGACTTCGACGCGCAGTGCTCCAAGACCGTCGAGGGAGCCAAGCTCCTGCACGAGCTCCTGAGCGACTTCCGCGACGTGCCCGCGCGCGTCCAGGCCCTCAAGGACGTGGAGCACCGGGGCGACGAAGTCACCCACACGGCCTTCAACCGGCTCCACCAGCAGTTCATCACCCCGTTCGACCGGACGCAGATCCACACGCTCTTGTCGCGCATCGACGACGTGCTGGACCTGACCAACGCGGCGGCGGCGCGCCTGCTGTATTACGAAATCGACTCCAGCCGGGCGGACGCGACGGAGCTGGCGCGGCTCCTGGTGCTGTCCACGCAGAAGGTGCAGGAGGTCGTGGCGGCGCTGCGGCTGATCAAGAAGCCGGAGCAGATCCTCGCGGGCTGCAAGGAGATCAAGCACCTGGAGACCCAGGCGGATGAGGTCCTGCGCGCGGGCATGGGCCGGCTGTTCAAGAGCGGCGTGGATACCCTGACCATCATCAAGTGGAAGGAGATCTACGATCTCATCGAGACGGCCACGGACAAGTGCCAGGGCGTGGCCAACGTCATCGAAGGCGTCGTGCTGGAGCACTCCTGA
- a CDS encoding inorganic phosphate transporter: MLLAAVVLIVVVALVFDFINGFHDAANSIATVVSTRVLSPNLAVAWAAFFNFVAAFAGGVHVANTMGKGIINFDMLRAAGPTAVLMVVFSSLMGAIAWNLLTWWWGLPSSSSHALAGGMIGATLPVLGFQGLVGSGIARIAAFIVLSPLIGMTLGIGMMLATTWAVRKQTPLRVDTWFRRLQLVSSAIFSFSHGTNDAQKVMGIIAVVLFGTIWRDRPFHIDWWMIISCHAAIGLGTFFGGWRIIRTMGHSLTKLAPIGGFCAETGGGVTIIALAELGIPVSTTHTITGAIVGVGSTRGWRAVKWGTAGRIIWAWVFTIPAAALVSVIVYGLTLAVVRLVG; encoded by the coding sequence ATGCTGCTCGCAGCGGTCGTCCTCATTGTCGTCGTCGCGCTCGTCTTCGATTTCATCAACGGCTTCCACGACGCGGCGAACTCCATCGCGACGGTGGTGTCCACGCGCGTGCTGTCGCCGAACCTGGCGGTGGCGTGGGCCGCGTTCTTCAACTTCGTGGCGGCCTTCGCGGGCGGCGTGCACGTGGCCAACACCATGGGCAAGGGCATCATCAACTTCGACATGCTCCGCGCGGCCGGCCCCACCGCGGTGCTGATGGTCGTCTTCTCGTCGCTGATGGGCGCCATCGCCTGGAACCTGCTCACCTGGTGGTGGGGGCTGCCCTCGTCGTCGTCGCACGCGCTGGCGGGCGGGATGATTGGCGCCACCCTGCCCGTCCTGGGCTTCCAGGGGCTGGTGGGGAGCGGCATCGCGCGCATCGCGGCCTTCATCGTGCTGTCGCCGCTCATCGGCATGACGCTGGGCATCGGGATGATGCTGGCCACCACCTGGGCGGTGCGCAAACAGACGCCGCTGCGCGTGGACACCTGGTTCCGCCGGCTGCAGCTGGTGTCGTCCGCCATCTTCTCCTTCAGCCACGGCACCAACGACGCGCAGAAGGTCATGGGCATCATCGCGGTGGTGCTCTTCGGCACCATCTGGCGCGACCGGCCGTTCCACATCGACTGGTGGATGATCATCTCCTGCCACGCCGCGATTGGACTGGGCACCTTCTTCGGCGGCTGGCGTATCATCCGCACCATGGGCCACAGCCTCACGAAGCTGGCGCCCATTGGCGGCTTCTGCGCGGAGACGGGCGGCGGCGTCACCATCATCGCGCTGGCGGAGCTGGGCATCCCCGTCTCCACCACGCACACCATCACCGGCGCCATCGTCGGCGTGGGCTCCACGCGCGGCTGGCGCGCCGTGAAGTGGGGCACCGCCGGCCGCATCATCTGGGCGTGGGTGTTCACCATCCCCGCCGCCGCGCTGGTGTCCGTCATCGTCTACGGACTCACGCTGGCCGTGGTGCGGCTGGTGGGCTGA
- a CDS encoding radical SAM protein has product MRIAIIATYTHPTRLRIKEPSIMQSSVPELIAGLCPEHAEVEIFNEKEADLPLDRHWDLVFFSYLHSYYEHTKVLSTLFRQRGMTTVAGGRHASHFPDDAAKYFDAVITGEPESNVPALIADFEKGELKPRYSLPSQGAAAIKPYRYELIDFTHNKVRLPGIEASRGCPFTCNFCVLTGHERYRFRPIPEVIDEIQTRMRWNPNFLGLMGDAFVFLDNNLGGSPKYLRALCEALIPLKKTWGCALTFNVLKDESLVKLMAKAGCRYVYTGLESLNPDSLKAMNKGQNKLSEVDAVIRRVFSAGILLSFGLIVGSDGDTNEYLHRLPDYLADLKYFSVTFLGIVCPYPETPFFRELKAEDRLLPGTTSRDYDGYTLCHRPKNLHASEVVEHFQRLCRTLGSLPNIARHYASKLMMSDLPRYKTTILFSGPEIVSIRNPVKNPARRYIAGLDALEAWDAERMPALGLTPQVLT; this is encoded by the coding sequence ATGCGCATCGCCATCATCGCCACGTACACCCATCCGACCCGCCTGCGGATCAAGGAACCCTCCATCATGCAGTCCTCCGTGCCGGAGCTCATCGCGGGCCTGTGTCCGGAGCACGCGGAGGTGGAGATCTTCAACGAGAAGGAGGCGGACCTCCCGCTGGACCGGCACTGGGACCTGGTCTTCTTCTCGTACCTGCACTCGTATTACGAGCACACCAAGGTGCTCTCCACCCTCTTCCGTCAGCGCGGCATGACGACGGTGGCGGGCGGCCGGCACGCGAGCCACTTCCCCGATGACGCGGCGAAGTACTTCGACGCGGTCATCACCGGGGAGCCGGAGTCCAACGTGCCCGCGCTCATCGCGGACTTCGAGAAGGGGGAGCTCAAGCCCCGCTACAGCCTTCCCTCGCAGGGCGCCGCGGCCATCAAGCCGTACCGCTACGAGCTCATCGACTTCACGCACAACAAGGTGCGCCTGCCGGGCATCGAGGCGTCGCGCGGCTGCCCCTTCACGTGCAACTTCTGCGTGCTCACCGGCCACGAGCGCTACCGCTTCCGGCCCATCCCGGAGGTCATCGATGAAATCCAGACGCGCATGCGCTGGAACCCGAACTTCCTGGGGCTGATGGGAGACGCGTTCGTCTTCCTGGACAACAACCTGGGCGGTTCTCCCAAGTACCTGCGCGCGCTGTGCGAAGCGTTGATCCCCCTGAAGAAGACCTGGGGCTGCGCCCTCACCTTCAACGTGCTGAAGGACGAGTCGCTGGTGAAGCTGATGGCGAAGGCGGGCTGCCGCTACGTCTACACCGGCCTGGAGTCGCTCAACCCGGACTCGCTCAAGGCGATGAACAAGGGGCAGAACAAGCTGTCGGAGGTGGACGCCGTCATCCGCCGCGTCTTCTCCGCCGGCATCCTCCTGTCCTTCGGGCTCATCGTCGGCTCGGACGGCGACACCAACGAATACCTGCACCGGCTGCCGGACTACCTGGCGGACCTGAAGTACTTCTCCGTCACGTTCCTGGGCATCGTGTGCCCCTACCCGGAGACGCCCTTCTTCCGCGAGCTGAAGGCGGAGGACCGGCTGCTGCCCGGCACCACCAGCCGCGACTACGACGGCTACACGCTGTGCCACCGGCCCAAGAACCTGCACGCATCCGAGGTGGTGGAGCACTTCCAGCGGCTGTGCCGCACGCTGGGGAGCCTGCCCAACATCGCCCGGCACTACGCGTCCAAGCTGATGATGAGCGACCTGCCCCGCTACAAGACGACCATCCTCTTCTCCGGGCCCGAAATCGTCAGCATCCGCAACCCGGTGAAGAACCCGGCGCGCCGCTACATCGCCGGGTTGGATGCCCTTGAAGCCTGGGACGCGGAGCGGATGCCCGCGCTGGGGCTCACGCCGCAGGTCCTGACCTGA